DNA sequence from the Maribacter dokdonensis DSW-8 genome:
TTAACGGGAGTGGTGGCAATAGGTAATTTAATTTATTTGTTGAGTAAATAGCTTTATGCTAGTTTCTCAATGCTATATAACTGAATTTAAAGGATAACTTCATAATAACTTCAACTTTGCGAAAGCAATAATTTAGAAGTTTGATAGCTTGTTATGCTTTGCATATAGCTTAGAATTTGTCCAATAAAAAACGGTTTAGCATTTGCTAAACCGTTGTCTTGGTACATTTTACCTATTGTAGCGAGAGGGGGGCACGATCCCCCGACCTCCGGGTTATGAATTGTCCAAAAACCCTTATTTTACTACTATTTCAAGACTTTTTTTGTCAAAATCGTATTCGGTATCGTATACGCTGATTACACATATAATTTACTCAAATATAACCTTAAAAATATAAAGGCACTATATTATTTGGTATCAAAATTTTGCTTGGTTAATTGTATAAATTCTGGAATTAAAATAATAGCTAGTTAATCTCAGAATATTAGATTTAAGTACATTTTGACAATTATTTTCTATTCTGTTATTTCACTTAAATATCTAAAAACAATAATATTCATTTAATGTAATCAATGATTTGATAATGAATAGCACATGTATTTGTGTTGTGTCTATTTTATTGCATAAAAAATTATAGATTTAGTTGTGATGATGTAGTTACTCAGCGTTTATAACAATATTTTAAATTTTTTATTTAACTTCACTGAAGTTTCTTTTTACATTTTTGAATTATTTATTAGTCACTACTGTAGAGTATAGTTTACTCTATAGCTTGGGGTGGTATTCTATTGGCAAGATCGAATTACTTATTTGATATATGTCTATGACCGCCTTAATCAACTAACCTAGGCTAGTTTGTTTATTGTGTAATATGAATCGATCTAAATTTTTTGGATTTGGTTTATAAAAATCAGTTACATGGACAATAACAACTACATTAATGAATATTTGCTTTTAAACGAACTGAAGAGAGGTTCGGAAAGTGCTTACGAATACTTTTTTGGAAAGTATTATAAGGAGTTATGTAATTATTTATTAGCCATATGCGGTAATTCTGAATTAGCAGAAGAAATTGCTCAACAAGCTTTTGTAAATTTTTGGGATAGAAGAAAAAAGATTGATATAAAAAATGACAGACTGAAGCCATATTTTTTTAGAATGGCATATAACCTATTTATAGATTCCAAAAGAAATGAGCTTAAAAAGTATAGATTATTGGAAAAGCTTAAACAGGAAGCTTATTCTGAGGTAATAGAGCTAGATAATGTTCAATATGAAAATCGTCTTAAATTAGTTCAAAACGAAATTGAAAATCTACC
Encoded proteins:
- a CDS encoding RNA polymerase sigma factor, whose amino-acid sequence is MDNNNYINEYLLLNELKRGSESAYEYFFGKYYKELCNYLLAICGNSELAEEIAQQAFVNFWDRRKKIDIKNDRLKPYFFRMAYNLFIDSKRNELKKYRLLEKLKQEAYSEVIELDNVQYENRLKLVQNEIENLPEQCKKVFILGKKHGLKYKEISEQLHISVKTVEIHMSKALKRLRTQLTIFL